One genomic region from Strix uralensis isolate ZFMK-TIS-50842 chromosome 5, bStrUra1, whole genome shotgun sequence encodes:
- the FAM118A gene encoding protein FAM118A, whose product MDSSERSTIRSEQKSRKFLKSLIRKQPRDLLLVIGTGVSAAVAPGIPALCSWRSCIEAVIEAAEQLEVLHPGDVAEFRKKVMKDRDLLVVAHDLIRKMSPRTGDTKPNFFQDCLMEVFDNLEQHIQNPVILHSILRLMERGTMVLTTNYDNLLEIFGQQQGKPMESLDLKDKDKVLQWARGHIKYGVLHIHGLYTDPCGMVLDPSGYKDVTQDPEVMGVLQNLYRTKSFLFLGCGETLRDQIFQALFLYTVKNKVDLEHYMLVLKENEDHFFKLQADMLLHGIKVVSYGDCFKQFPEYVQDLTAQICKQKSPDADRVDSTTLLGTSCVDCAKRKLGENGTDSPKRIKQSDNGIATV is encoded by the exons aaaattcttaaaAAGTCTAATAAGAAAGCAACCTCGAGACCTTCTTCTTGTAATTGGAACTGGGGTAAGTGCTGCAGTGGCCCCAGGAATCCCCGCGCTGTGCTCCTGGAGAAGCTGCATCGAGGCTGTAATCGAAGCAGCCGAACAGCTGGAGGTGCTTCATCCGGGAGACGTTGCTGAATTCCGTAAAAAAGTAATGAAAGATAGAGACCTGCTTGTGGTTGCACACGATCTCATCAGGAAAATGTCACCA cgTACTGGGGATACGAAGCCCAACTTCTTCCAGGATTGCTTAATGGAGGTGTTTGATAATTTAGAACAACACATTCAGAATCCTGTCATTCTGCACTCAATCCTGAGACTCATGGAGAGAGGCACGATGGTTCTGACCACAAACTATGATAATTTACTTGAAATATTTGGTCAGCAACAGGGTAAACCTATGGAATCTTTAGACTTGAAAGATAAGGATAAG GTTCTTCAGTGGGCAAGAGGTCATATAAAATACGGAGTTCTTCATATTCACGGCTTATATACAGATCCCTGCGGAATGGTGCTCGATCCCTCGGGATACAAAGATGTTACTCAAGATCCTGAAGTCATG GGAGTTCTTCAAAATTTGTATCGAACCAAGTCTTTCTTGTTTTTGGGCTGTGGAGAGACTCTGCGCGATCAGATATTCCAAGCTCTTTTTCTTTACACTGTAAAGAATAAAGTGGATTTAGAACATTATATGTTGGtgcttaaagaaaatgaagaccaCTTTTTTAAGCTCCAGGCAGATATGCTGCTGCACGGAATAAAAGTAGTGTCCTACGGCGACTGTTTTAAACAATTCCCGGAGTACGTACAAGATCTGACTGCTCAAATCTGCAAGCAGAAAAGTCCAG ATGCTGATCGAGTGGACAGCACAACACTGTTGG GAACTTCATGTGTGGACTGTGCCAAAAGGAAGTTAGGAGAAAATGGCACTGACTCTCCTAAGAGAATCAAGCAGTCAGATAATGGTATAGCCACTGTTTAA